In Paraburkholderia sp. PGU19, the sequence GGAAATGATAGTGAAATTAATGTGTTAGTAACAAGTAATGCATTCACTATACTCGAACAGGATCATTAAACTGTCAGCCCGTCATCCTGGGGATGTTGCCGGCCCACCTCATCGGCTACACTCATTGGAGGACGACATGATGCCAAGACACTTACAAATGGGCTTCATCGGGCGCTTTCTGGTGCTAGCGGTGTACGCAATTGCAATGTCAATTGGTCTCCCGACCATGAGTCGTGCACAGTCACCGGCGAACGTGAAGGAAGCTATGGCATTGCTGAAGGCAAAAACGGCCAAATTGGGCGCGCCGGGGATCAAAGGAGAGGATGCTGTTGCCGGCAAATAGATCCCGGCTTTGTACTTTGGTACGACGAAAATGAACAACAACTTTACGGTGGTCGATGAGGTCAAGCAGGAGAAGGGTGGGACTGCCACGTTATTTGTGAAGAGCGGCGATGACTTCGTTCGGGTTGCAACAAACGTGCAAAAAGACGACGGGTTGCGGGCAATTGGCACTGTCCTTGATCCTAAAGGAAAGCCTTCGCGGCGGTGGGGCCTACTATGGCGAAGCCGACATCCTAGGAAAGCCCTATATAACGGGCTATCAACCGATACATGACGCCGTTGGGGCCGTCGTCGGTATCTACTACGTCGGCTACCCCAAGATCCAGTGAGTCGTGGTAAGCGACATGGCGCTTCGTATCCCGCATAAGCAATCGCGGTTCAGTCCAGTCATATGGGAAGCCTGCACCGGATCGGCGGACATAGGGCGGACACGGACGAAAATGAGAGGGTTGCTATAACCGCTTCCGAGGCACAACCGACCTCGGTATGTCCGCCCACGTGTGCGACCGAAAGGCAGGAACTGGGCCGACTGCTGCCCGACGCGGTCGGCAGGACTCGACCCCGGAACTGCCCTTGAACCCAGCGCAGACTAGGCGGCGACTTTCAAGGTAGAACGGCCACCCGGCCCCTACTGTTTCTCTGGCAACTCGTCGACCGTTGCGGTCATTTCAGACCCGTCCGCGGCTGTCGTTTCCGAGCGTCAGCTTTCAGGAAATGCAGTCGGCGGTAATCGACCCCGCACCGGCCGCTCAGTCTAACCCGAACAATCGGTTTTTCCTTCGTCGCTGGGTTGGCGGTTATCCCGCGGCGACGCCTTCTCATTTTCGAATTTGCGCCCCCCTGCCTTGTGTTATCAGCGCCGAGTCCCGCAGGATGCCGCAGCCGCGCACTTGCATCGACGTGTGGCAATCGGCGCGCAGCGTCCTGAGTTCCCGCTCGCGCCTGGCGAGGTTGCGCCGCTGCCCGCGTACGTTGCTGATGTGCTCGTCAAGCAGCACGTCCACCTCGCCGCAATTGGCATCAGGCGCCTCCGTCAACTTCAAGAGCCGCCGTATCTCGGTCAGGCTCATGCCCAGCGACCGGCACCGCCGAATGAAACCTAGCCGCGCCACCGTCTCTGAGCCGTAGCGCCGGTAATTCGAGTCAGATCGATCGGGCTTTTCGATGAGCCCCTTCTGCTCATAGTAGCGAATGGTCGCAACTGGGACATCCACAATCTTTGCCAGATCGCCGATACGCATGGGATTGACCCTCAAGTGCCTTCATGGTTTTCAATTTAGATATCCAACGCGACCTGCGGCTTGATCTGAGTCAGCGGTTTCAACGACAAACCAGTCAGAATCGACTTGACAGCGAGACGCGGTTGACGCGATTGGGTGGACGCCAATTGTATTGGGGAGATTGATGATGCCATGCGAATGCCGACGAACTGCAACGAGCAGACCGGCCGAAATCCGGCCCAACGAACCCGAGTCGCATGAAGCCGTGCCGACACCTGCCGGAGAACGCCATACCGAATCCGGTTGCGGCCGCACTGGCCCGGCCGAAACTGGACCGAAGGCTTGGGAGCAGCCCAAATCGGCGTGTTGTTCCTGCTGCGGCTAACCGCGCAGACGGCTCGCGCGAGGACGCGAAGTTCCCTCGCGGGTACAAATGGAGTAAGCCGTGGGGCAAGACGAAACTGCCGCATTGAGCGCCGCTGCGCTAAGCGTTGTTCGTGACGAGTTCGCGAAAGCCATCGCCGCGACCAAATGCCATCGATGTGGGTGCTTGCGGCGCACCATCGAGGCGCTGGAGAAAGCTACTCCCGTCGTTGTGGAACTGGTGCCGGTGCTCGATAACGCTCGCCGCGTGCTGGTGCCGCAGAAGTACGAGTGCCTCGGCTGCGAGATCTGTTTTCCGGCGCGTGCCGCTAATGCATTCGCCGAGGCGTTTCCGCAGGCGCCGCCAGAAGCAGCGCTTTGTCCTGTCGAGGCGCCCGAAGAACGCAGCGGCTGGCCGCCCCTGCCAGGTGATTACTCTGTCGTCAGGTACGGGGCGTCCGTAGCCGTATGCACGCTAAACAGCGAGAGTCTCGCAAAGGAACTCGCGCACTCCGCACCTGATGGGCTCGCCATTGCCGGCACGATGCATACCGAGAATCTGGGCATAGAGCGTGTCATTCGCAACGTGCTGGCCAATTCCAACATTCGATTTCTGGTCCTGTGCGGCGAGGATTCCCGGCAGTCGATTGGCCATTTGCCGGGACAATCGATGGAGAGCCTGTTCGCCAATGGTCTTGACGACAAGCAGCGTATCGCCGGTGCGAAGGGGAAACGCCCATACTTGAAGAATGTTGGGCCGCAGCACATCCGGGTCTTCAAGGAACAGGTGCAGCTTGTTTCGTTGATTGGCGAGCAGGATGCTGCCCGTATCGGTCAAGTCATTGTGGACTGCCACGCTCAGGGGCTGCCACCGTTTGATGGGACCGTGACTGACGTTTCCGTTAAAACCGTGCAAGCCAGGGAGCCGCAGTTTTTCAAGTCCGACCCGGCCGGTTTCTTCATCGTCTACCCAGACCGTCGCGTACACGAGCTGGTGGTTGAGCATTACACGAACGCGGGCGTCCTTGATTGCGTCGTGGAGGGATCGACGCCTACAGCCGTCTATGCGGAAATCGTGAAGCTAGCGCTTGTGAGTCAACTGGATCACGCCGCCTATCTTGGGCGCGAGCTCTCAATTGCGGAACGCTGCCTCCAGACGAGCGAGTCTTATGTTCAGGATCGGGCGCCCGGCGAGCCAATGCTCACACACGAAGCCACCAAGACGGATAGCTGCGGCCCACCAGTACGCCATACCATTGGATGACGCCGACAGAAAACGTTTTCCGTAGTCGGTGAATCACCGCAAGTGGCAAGGTCCAGTCCGACCCGGATCCGGCCGAACACTGAACATTCGCCGGCACCGTCTTGCTGTCACAAACGGCCGATCGGCCGGAGCAACAATCGCCCGTCAGCAGTGGGACCCTTGGCTATTCATTCTGCTGGCATAGGCCTAAGGATGCAGCTAGTCACAGTCGGACGTGACCGGGCCGTCAATTCATGTGACCTTGCGCTACGTCACGAAGATGCGCTTAGGAACAGCTCAAAGTGCAAGTGCGGGTAATTCAGTACGACTTCTGGACCGAGGAGGTTTTATGAGCGGCATTCCCACATTCAAGGAAGCAGTTGCAGATGTGTCTGCGCATATGCGCCAACTGCGCACGACACAGCCTGATCTGATGACGGCCTTCGGGCTGCTGGCGGCTGCCGGCACAAGAGAGGGTGCATTGAACAAAAAGACGCGCGAACTGGTGGCGCTCGGTATCGCGGTCGCTTGCCGCTGCGACGACTGCATTGGTTTTCATGTGCAGACGCTTGCCCGTCTCGGTATCACACGAGCGGAACTGGAGGACGTATTGGGTACAGCCGTGTATATGGGAGGTGGACCTTCGATGATGTACGCGACGCACGCCATGGCGGCTTTTGATGAATTCTCTTCCTGATGCATTTTTGATTCGACGATGACCGATGGGGTTCCGTCTCCCGATGATTGTCTGGCGCTACATTAAGGAAATGCCCCGGTCGCCATACCCGGGGCTCTTGAATGAGGCCGGCAGGCCGCTCTCTTCGAAATGACTAGGCTGCCGAAACAGACGGTGGGCGTCGTACTGCCGACGGACTATGCGTTCAATCCGGACCGCACGTCGATTTTCATTTCGATGGGCGTGACGTTCATTTCTCACGCGCACAACGCGTTCCCGTCACGAGCAGAGAAGATCGGTATCCTGCTCTACTTGTGCCGCTGGTTATCGATGGGCGCGGCGGCCGTGGCGGCTCGTCGACGACAACGTCGACGGGCGTAATGCCCGGCCTACGCAGACGTCGCGCAAATGCGTGCGAACAAAGCAATCCTCGCACGCCACCGCAAACGACCGTGTTTGCGCTGCCCAATGTCGACCGCGCGGCGAAGCACCCGACGGCTGCCTACACGGACCACAACCTCGCGTTCGGCGTGTATGTCGATGCACAAAGCGCGTCCTACGAAACGCATCGATGGGGCGAGGCTGCGCGAGTCGCTCGCCGAACAGCCTGTCAGTTTGCAGGCGTTGCTCGGCAGCGCGATCGCCGAAGCCTGCTCCTCCAATCGAACCTTCACTGAATTTCACGCGAAATAACCTCATGCGACTCTTTGAGTGTCGCCTCCTCCATCGCGGCCGTAATCACGCTCTCATGTGCATCCACATATGCAGACGTCCCAGCGTCGGCCGCGAATGGATCTTCCCTCACGAGGCCGTTAACGGAACGTTAAGGATCGCCACCTAGGATGGAGTTAACCACGACGAATTTCCCTTCGCGTCACCGTCGCGATAGGGAGGTAGATATGAAATCCGCAATAGTTGCGGCCGCGCTTTCCGCTACCCTTCCACTTCCGTCGATGTCATTCGCTCAGAATTCAGACGGACTGGTAACTCGTCAACAGGTGATCAATGAACTTGTTCAGCTTAGACAGGCGGGTTACAAGCTCTCACGAGCACAATATCCCGACAACATCCAGGCCGCCGAAAGACGCATCGCCGCACAGCGTGACGGGGCGACGAGCGCATCGAGTACCACCGCAACCGTGGATCGCAGATCTGGCAATCAGGCAGCAGCCAATGACGCGATCCAGCGACACAGTGGCTTGAATGGCGCAGTTTCCTCCGTTGGCGGATCCATGAGCGGAACCTCTGTGTCCGGATCCCACGCTTCCGCAAGTGGCTGGCAGGTGATGTTCACCCACCATTGACGTCGACACTGTCAAGTAAGCCGGTAAGCAGACTAACGATCGAAGCTGCAGATAGGCGACGAATACAGGATGAATTCCGCGGCGACAGTTGCACCTTAACGCAGCTTAACCTCAGTACAACCAGTCTAAACGGTGCACTGTCTGATCAGCTCCAAAGATGATGTTGCGCCTACCGTTGGCACAGGAAATGTAGACAACAGAATCGGCGAGCATCGCGCCCCTTGACTGGGGGCGCGATGCTCGCCGATCACATGGGTGCACACCAGGTCGCGCCGGGTGGGGTCCACGCCCTCCCGTGTGGCAATGACCGAGGCCATTTCCAGTCACCGAGCGATGAGCCAGTGTGCTTCATCCAAGCAGTTGTGATTGGATAGTTGCCGCTGCGACGGAGGAGATACTCCGTTTCATTCGTATGAGCGGCCGCTTCCTGGAATCAGCAAGTTATTGGAGGCCGGATGGTGTCACAAGCCGTTCCCGTCCTGCCTCCCGTCGACTAGCGTATAGGCAAAGGCAACCCGACGCGCACACCGAAGCCCTTACCATCGGTTCCGCCCGTGTACTCCAGCTTCCCGCGCAATTGGGCCACGATGCGAGCGACGATTGACAGGCCCAACCCGCTTCCTTTCTCGACGTGGTTCGCGCCACGAAAGAAGCGGTCGTGCAGGCGTGACAGGTTCTCCTTCGCGACACCAGGGCCGTCGTCTCGCACCTCTAAAAATATCGTGTCGGCGTCGCGCCAGGTCGCGATTTCTATGCGCCCCCGCACGCGCCCGTATTTGATTGCATTGTCGACGAGATTGTCAAGCAGTATCCGCACCAGCGCCGGCGACGCACACACGGTGGTCGCTCCATCGGCCCGCAGCGTCAGCGACATCTGCTTGTGGTCCGCATGGGCATGCTGGTCGACGATGCATGCTTTGGCCATGTCCGCGAGATCAACCCGCGCACTGGGAAGCGGCGTGCTTTCCTCAAGCCGCGCCAGCGCGAGCAACTGGTCGGCCAGGTGCGTGCTTCGGTCCACGGCTTCCACCACGCGCTGCATGGCGCGACGCTGACGTTCCGGATCACCCGCGGTGAGCGCGACTTGTGCCTGGACCTTGATCGCGGCGAGCGGGGTCTTGAGTTCGTGCGCCGCGTCGCCGGTAAACGCGCGCTCGCGATCGAGCGACCGGCGCAGACGTTGCAACAGCGTATTGAGCGCAGCGACGAGCGGAAAAACCTCGTCGGGAACGCCCTTGACCGCGATGGCATCGAGACTGTCGGGGGATCGCGCCTCGATCGCCTCCGACAGCGTGCGCAAGGGTGTCAGGCTCCTGCCGATCGCAAACCAGACCAGCATGGCCAGCACGGGCAACGCGAACGCGAGTGGGCGGGCGATGCGCTGCGCGACCATCGAGGATAGCTCTGAGCGATGCGTGCGCTGCTCGAAGATTCTCACGGTACGGCCGCGCGCAGCATCGCCAAGCACGTAGACGCGCCACTTCGCATCGTCGACCCGCAGCAGGCCGGATGCGTCGGCCGGACGTGCCGGCAGGCCGAGCGAGGACAGGCCGGTGCTGGCGGCCAGTACCCGTCCGTCTGCAGCAGTTACCTCGTACAGCAGCCGCATTGACGCATCGTTGTCTCCGTCGTCGTCGCGAGGCGTGAGGCTCGCGCCTGCAAAAACCGGCAGATCGCGCACGTCGAGCACGAGTAGCGCACGGGCAACCTGTTCGATACGTGTTTCGTCCCATTCCTCGACTTCATGGATTGCCTGGTGATAGCTCGAATATAACGAGTACAACCACACCAGCACGATGCCAGACAATACCAGCAAGGTCAGCCGTCGCCGGATCGACCGCGTCACGTTGCCTTCTCCACCACATACCCGACGCCGCGGATCGTCCGGATCAGCTGGGCACCCAACTTCTTGCGCAGGTTCGAGATATGCACCTCGATCGCATTGCTTTCGATCTCCTCGTTCCAGCCGTAAAGGCTGTCCTGGAGACGCGTGCGGGAAAGAGGACGGCCCTGATTCGCCAGCAGTTCGACCAGCAATGCGCACTCGCGCGAGCTGAGCGCGATGCGCTCGCTTCCACGCATGACCGTCAGGCGCCCGGGATCAACCAGCAGGTCGCCGTATTCAATCGTGTCGGTGCTTCGGCCCTGCGAGCGCCTCACGAGCGCGCGACAGCGCGCGACCAGTTCCGTCAGGTCGAACGGCTTGCCGAGATAGTCATCAGCGCCGGCGCTCAGACCGCTCACCCGGTCGGCGACGGTGTCGCGCGCGGTCATGACAAGCACGGGAGTATGGTCACGGCGCTTGCGAATCCAGTCGAGCAGTTCGGTCCCCGACATGCGGGGCAGCCCTAGATCGAGTACGACCAGGTCGTATGGCGTGGTTTCCAGCGCCAGTTGTGCCTGCTTGCCGTCGCACGCCCAGTCGACCGTCATGCCCGCCTCGATCAGGCCGTCTTCCACGCCGCTGCCAATCAGCCTGTCGTCCTCGACGAGTAATACGCGCATCGTGTCGTGCTCCTGTTCGTTCCGGCAAAGCGTCCCTGGCGGCAACGATACCCGTTTAAGCAGACGTGTATCAAGCCCGTCCGCCGGCATGGGTGGTCGTTAAGATTCCGTTAACCTGACCTGCCTATTCTCGCGGGCATTCACTGTCCTTACAGGATCAATGCCCATGGCGCTGCTGCCGCTCCACCCCCATTTCCGCACGTTACTGTGCGTCTCGCTGCTTGTCGTCGCGCCGCTGGCCCATGCGGGCGAGATCAAGACACTGATGAAGGACATGAAGCTGGCCATGCAGGGCGCGATGTCCAGTACCACGATGCCCGAACTGCGCGGCTACGTGGCCAGACTCGAAAGCGACGCGCAGCGCCTAAGCCGTCAGCCTTATCGCGGCGACCAATCCACCTACGACGAAGGCATGCAGGCGCTGCAGCAGGAACTGGCCGAGGTCGACCGTGCAATCCAGGCAGACGACATGGACGCCGCCAAGCGCGCATTGCGCCGGATTAACGGTACGAGGAAGCATTATCACGACCTGCTGGGCTGACAAGCCTGAAACGCGTTTGCACAGGAATCCCGTACATGAAACACACGTCCCGCTACCCCTTCTCGATCAGCTTGCTGCACTGGCTGCTGGCGGTCGCGCTGATTGGCAATCTGATCATCGGCTGGATGCTCGACGACAACGAGGATCTGCTCACACTCCACAAGTCGATCGGCATCGTCATCCTCTTTCTGGTCTCGGTCCGCGTCGCGAACCGGTTGCGCATGCGGCGTCGGCTGCCGCCCTCGACCAACCGGGCCGGTACGCCGGCTTACCTCGCCGAGAAGGTCGTTCATCACCTCCTCTACGTGTTGATGCTCGTCATTCCGCTGCTCGGTTGGCTGAAGACCAATGCGGCCGGACACGTGGCAAGTTGCTTCGGACTCTTCTCGCTGCCAACGCTGGTATCGAAAAGCCGCGAGCTGTCGCACTGGTTGGGGGAGCTGCATGCGCTGACGGCCTACGGGCTGGCTGCACTGGTCGGGTTGCACGTGTTGGGGGCGCTCGCGGTACTCAAGTCGGAAAACATTCTTCCCCGGATACTGCCTTTGCCCAGGCGCGTCGAACGGAAGATGTCAACGAGCGAGCGAGGTTAAGCCGTGGGTGCGGCCCTCAAGTCAAACACCGCCGGCAAAGCAGCTGGCGGAACGCGGCGCACTCAGGAACTCGCAATGGCTGCTCGCTGCCTGTCTCGAAGGTAGCGGTACTCGTGCCATGTGAGCGCGATAATGACGATGTCCAGAGCTGTTACAAGCAGCAACCACACCGATTGCGTGAATGTGTATCGGTAGACCTGATACGAGATGAACAGGCCGAAAACGATAATCGAGACGGGGTAATACCAAAGCCGCTGTCGCAAGAGGCCGACGATCAGCCAGAGCTTTATCATGCCGTGCCCGACCAGGTAGATTGCAGCGAATTTCTGGGCACCGATGGACAGGTGCTGGACGGTATGGAGGAGAAAGTTGCCTACGAGATCGTAAGGATCTTCGGCGAATTCCTCCCTGGTAACCCAAAGCACGACGGTTAAAAAAAATCGCAGCGGAACACAGTACGTGGCAACGCCGGCGACGATTTCCGAAAGTGCGAAGACAGCTTTAGACCACAGGCTCACCTCAAAGAACAGATGGAGATGCTTGTCGTCAAGAAACCTGTTCAGGTTGACCACAGTAATTTCCTCAATTGATCACACAGGCAGTTGCAGTAGCCTCGTTCATACGCCTCTCACGATTCGT encodes:
- a CDS encoding DUF2127 domain-containing protein translates to MVNLNRFLDDKHLHLFFEVSLWSKAVFALSEIVAGVATYCVPLRFFLTVVLWVTREEFAEDPYDLVGNFLLHTVQHLSIGAQKFAAIYLVGHGMIKLWLIVGLLRQRLWYYPVSIIVFGLFISYQVYRYTFTQSVWLLLVTALDIVIIALTWHEYRYLRDRQRAAIASS
- a CDS encoding cytochrome b562, with the translated sequence MALLPLHPHFRTLLCVSLLVVAPLAHAGEIKTLMKDMKLAMQGAMSSTTMPELRGYVARLESDAQRLSRQPYRGDQSTYDEGMQALQQELAEVDRAIQADDMDAAKRALRRINGTRKHYHDLLG
- a CDS encoding MerR family transcriptional regulator is translated as MRIGDLAKIVDVPVATIRYYEQKGLIEKPDRSDSNYRRYGSETVARLGFIRRCRSLGMSLTEIRRLLKLTEAPDANCGEVDVLLDEHISNVRGQRRNLARRERELRTLRADCHTSMQVRGCGILRDSALITQGRGAQIRK
- a CDS encoding DUF4346 domain-containing protein; protein product: MGQDETAALSAAALSVVRDEFAKAIAATKCHRCGCLRRTIEALEKATPVVVELVPVLDNARRVLVPQKYECLGCEICFPARAANAFAEAFPQAPPEAALCPVEAPEERSGWPPLPGDYSVVRYGASVAVCTLNSESLAKELAHSAPDGLAIAGTMHTENLGIERVIRNVLANSNIRFLVLCGEDSRQSIGHLPGQSMESLFANGLDDKQRIAGAKGKRPYLKNVGPQHIRVFKEQVQLVSLIGEQDAARIGQVIVDCHAQGLPPFDGTVTDVSVKTVQAREPQFFKSDPAGFFIVYPDRRVHELVVEHYTNAGVLDCVVEGSTPTAVYAEIVKLALVSQLDHAAYLGRELSIAERCLQTSESYVQDRAPGEPMLTHEATKTDSCGPPVRHTIG
- a CDS encoding cache domain-containing protein; translated protein: MLGKPYITGYQPIHDAVGAVVGIYYVGYPKIQ
- a CDS encoding response regulator transcription factor produces the protein MRVLLVEDDRLIGSGVEDGLIEAGMTVDWACDGKQAQLALETTPYDLVVLDLGLPRMSGTELLDWIRKRRDHTPVLVMTARDTVADRVSGLSAGADDYLGKPFDLTELVARCRALVRRSQGRSTDTIEYGDLLVDPGRLTVMRGSERIALSSRECALLVELLANQGRPLSRTRLQDSLYGWNEEIESNAIEVHISNLRKKLGAQLIRTIRGVGYVVEKAT
- a CDS encoding DUF4148 domain-containing protein, whose protein sequence is MKSAIVAAALSATLPLPSMSFAQNSDGLVTRQQVINELVQLRQAGYKLSRAQYPDNIQAAERRIAAQRDGATSASSTTATVDRRSGNQAAANDAIQRHSGLNGAVSSVGGSMSGTSVSGSHASASGWQVMFTHH
- a CDS encoding carboxymuconolactone decarboxylase family protein codes for the protein MSGIPTFKEAVADVSAHMRQLRTTQPDLMTAFGLLAAAGTREGALNKKTRELVALGIAVACRCDDCIGFHVQTLARLGITRAELEDVLGTAVYMGGGPSMMYATHAMAAFDEFSS
- a CDS encoding cytochrome b/b6 domain-containing protein; this encodes MKHTSRYPFSISLLHWLLAVALIGNLIIGWMLDDNEDLLTLHKSIGIVILFLVSVRVANRLRMRRRLPPSTNRAGTPAYLAEKVVHHLLYVLMLVIPLLGWLKTNAAGHVASCFGLFSLPTLVSKSRELSHWLGELHALTAYGLAALVGLHVLGALAVLKSENILPRILPLPRRVERKMSTSERG
- a CDS encoding ATP-binding protein, with translation MTRSIRRRLTLLVLSGIVLVWLYSLYSSYHQAIHEVEEWDETRIEQVARALLVLDVRDLPVFAGASLTPRDDDGDNDASMRLLYEVTAADGRVLAASTGLSSLGLPARPADASGLLRVDDAKWRVYVLGDAARGRTVRIFEQRTHRSELSSMVAQRIARPLAFALPVLAMLVWFAIGRSLTPLRTLSEAIEARSPDSLDAIAVKGVPDEVFPLVAALNTLLQRLRRSLDRERAFTGDAAHELKTPLAAIKVQAQVALTAGDPERQRRAMQRVVEAVDRSTHLADQLLALARLEESTPLPSARVDLADMAKACIVDQHAHADHKQMSLTLRADGATTVCASPALVRILLDNLVDNAIKYGRVRGRIEIATWRDADTIFLEVRDDGPGVAKENLSRLHDRFFRGANHVEKGSGLGLSIVARIVAQLRGKLEYTGGTDGKGFGVRVGLPLPIR
- a CDS encoding Cache 3/Cache 2 fusion domain-containing protein, with translation MNNNFTVVDEVKQEKGGTATLFVKSGDDFVRVATNVQKDDGLRAIGTVLDPKGKPSRRWGLLWRSRHPRKALYNGLSTDT